From the Solea solea chromosome 7, fSolSol10.1, whole genome shotgun sequence genome, the window CAAAAAAACGAAAGCAAAGACTGAAGACGGATGTTGAGCAACTGTATAAGCAGAATCTAATTTGTACTAAATAGGTTCAATGTGCACGatacacaaatgttttaaactgGCTCATTAATCTTGTAAAACGTTTCTGTGCAGCTCTGCAGAAACGAGCAGTGCACCAGACCGGAcgagaactgctgctgctgccagagcTGCATTCCCGTACACCGGACTCTTGAGAGTGCAACCAGGTAGTAAACAAGAGGCTGGCGTCCTGAGAGACGCAACAATGAGAACGAAAGAGGTTTGTTATCAGACAGGAGATGATAAGACGAGTTCATCTGCTTCTACGTGACAAGTCACACACAGATTCATACACAGGTTTGGTCGACTGAAATGATCCagaaccttaacttaaccataattcaaatcttagtcatAGTCttaaccaggttttggtctccatggggacAAATCATGTCTAGGTTTTGAGCAGTTTTAACCTGACAATTGGGTGAGATGTCCCTTTAAAGAATGTATATTTGCAGAGTCAGCTAAGTTTGAAAACAGAACCGTTTCCCACTCTTGAGATGTTCACACTTCACCCTCACCCGATAAAATTCTTGTTCTATCTTGTTTGACGAGGAAAACACGACCAAGCGCCAACATCGCTCCACTTCAGCACAACAGCGTCTCCATTTCACAGGACTTACAATACAATCTTGTGAATTCGCCCCCCTGGGCCATTATTCCAGATTAACAACACCAGGTTCCCTACATCAATTCAGATCTGGTTTAAACCGCACATGAACAAGGTTTGGCAGAAGCACGACAACACGATGAGTTGGACACGCTTTCTCTGCAGCTGTTACAAAGCAGACGATTGGTGGAaagagggggcggggcatgtGACGTTACTGAGGAAGTTATTTGGTGTCATGTATGAACGATCAATTCAAAGAGCAATTAATTCATCTTAAAGTAAATCGGTTTGTCACAGTCTCAGACAGAAATGCAGACTTTTGTCTGGAGCTGAGACCAAAGGACCACATATCTGCAAGCTATATCAGTCGTCTGCAGCAAAATGTATCACACAAATCACACACGACACtagttgttgtgactgtggaggaaaaaatacatttttctctgtttcttctctgcatCAGATTAAGTCGGTAAAAACAGGATCTGACACATgagccaaacacaaacaaaaagttttaaagCTACCTAGTACTAAAAATCTGCCTCACCCTAACTTCAAGATGGAGAAGAGGTTAAAAACAggtaaaagaaaagtgtttttgtatgtgaaaTCGCAAATAAACAGATGTCAACAACAGGCTGTACCATTAGCGCAGGGGTTGCTGCTGCATCTGTCGAGCCTCTTCTCACAGTTGGAGCCGGTGAATCCGGGAGGGCAGCGGCAGTTGTAGCCACCAGCGGCATTCTCCACGCAGGTCCCTTCATTAAAGCACGGCCCGTCCGCACACTTCATGGCGCTGGTCTCGCAGTTCTTCCCGTAGAAGCCCTGAGGGCACGCGCACTCATAATCGTTCACCATATCCTAAGGTAGAGACGGGAGGAGAAAACGTTTGAGATAAGATCTCCAAAAGAATCTGGGATAATACATTCGACATCAACGGCGCACTGACTTACTTTGCAGCTGCCACCGTTCTTGCAGGGATTGCTGTCGCACTCGTTGGTCTCGATCTCGCAGTTCTTGCCGGTGAACCCGGGTCGGCAGGTGCAGGTGTAGCTGCCCTGTCCAGTGTTGGTGCACGAGGCATCGTTCTGGCACGGCTTGTGATTGGTACAGTAGTTTAAGTCTGGAGAGGAATAAAGAAGAGCAAAGGAGACACGTTTGGTTAATGAATCTGCCTCAGTTCtatgaacatgtttgtttgatgtGATACACGTGCCgagttggggggaaaaaagaagaggatCGAGGATAGAGCCCTGTGGGACACCATGAAGCTAAGTGTTCATTAACGACCATGTGAGGAGCCTAcctattaattttttttattaattcatatGTAGATGACAAACACCTTTGATTGTGAACCCGATTCTAAAAATCAGTATCTGTGACGTTAACTCAACGAGCAGCTGTTTAAGTTACGGCCACTTTTCTTCAGTGACTAAAGCCATGGTCAAGGGCAAcgttttttctttcacttcattTCAACTTACACAGACTTGAAATCTGCAACAGCTCCCTTCAAGTCGATTTCGGCTTAACAATGTGTTCGCAATGTTGAAAGCGCAGGTGGACGTAAAGGTGAGAAGCTTTGCgaacaaaagacagaaacaaaagacagaaaaataattgTGTAAATAAGAGGGAGCGATGGAACGAAAAGACTTCCATCAGTTGATGCGACGCCAACTCCAACAGAGTATTTATCTGAGGTTGTTACTTTTAATTAACATGGTGAGATGTCATTATGGCTCTGTTGTTACTCAAAATAAGACATGAACAGAACTGGTGATTGCACGTTGACCTGTTGgcctggactgtgtgtgtgtgtgtgtttgtgaggctgAACCCACCTTGGTCACAGTACAGGCCTCCCCATCCTTCCTTGCAGTTGCACTGCCACGGCTGCTGACACGTCCCGTGGAGGCAGCCCGGGTGCCGGGCGCACTCATCGCAGCGCTTGCCCTGCCAGccctgcctgcacacacactccccgGGAGACTCACAGAAACCGTTCTTACTGCACCCAGTGGCACAGATGGCtgatgggagggagggaggtgaaaaaaaagagagggaaagggagAAAGGGGGAGAGAATATTAgtatgagtgcatgtgtgtctcaTATTCTCCATTCAAATTACAAAACCACAGTGCCCCTCCCCTTCACagggcctcacacacacacacacacacgcaaacacacctACAAGTGCTTGTTAAGTACTAAGTGAAGCAGCTGGCCCACACAACAAAAGCAGCACATGCTGTCTCCTTTCACGCAACGCAGCGCGCATTAAGCTGCAGCGCGTGTCCCCAGTAAAGCGGGCGGGCGGGCCAAGCCCTGGCCAAGCAGGGGCCCCATTGTTGAGCTCAAAACAAAAggagccaacacacacacacacatacactgaacATGACAGAAGTTctaagattttattttttttgtcctccacaGGCACCAGGGCTGGTGATGGTGGCATTAACAACTGCTTGACTTAACAATTTCAAGGCTGCCGGACAAAAAGATGAAGtcccctttttcccccccacccccccagttTCACAAAAAAAGGCGGGGGTAACTCCCATTTTACAGGCAGTTTTGGAGCCAAACTAACTGTAACTGATGTCATAGCGACGACACCATTAAATGTCTGTACATTTAAAGTCTGCTGCATTGTAAAATCATGAGTATACACAATCcatatgtaaatgtaatttatgataaaaaaaagtccctaCACTGTGAGAGATGATGTATATATGatgagatatatatacatatatatcacacAACATACAAATGCTTTAAAGGAGCAGTCTGTAGTTTTCTGGCCTGTGTCACTGATAGTGTGTAATAAGGAAattctaaagaaaaaaacaaagaaaacaagcatggtcctcacaaacaacacattcacacacagcaaGGTCAAAGTTCGGCTATACTCACGGAAAGTACAGTACTCGCCGCTCCAGCCCTCCAGGCAGCGGCGGCTCCCCCTATCGTCACACGTGTAGTGGCCGAACGTGTCGTTGCGGGGCCGGCAGTAGGCGGAGCAGGCCTCGCCGTGGTAGAACTCGTTGCACACCACGTGGTAGGAGTACCGCAGCTCGCTCTGGTTGCCGAAGTGAACGTCCTGAGACCATTCCTCTCCGACTGTGAGGCGGCGGTGCGTCGCCAGGCGGCTGATAAGGTTGTTCTGGTTCTCTGGAGGAAGAGGGACAGAGCAACGCAGATTAaactttttgttcattttattaatGAGCGTGCAAAGTTCACACACTTCCTATTTTCACTTTAAAGTAGGACTTTACTTTGTTGCAACTCGTGCTTTTGtacaaacattgacatttttataatatatacacaaCCTACTGAAACATGAAAAGGCACATGACCACAACTGTGCGTGGTAAACATTCATGCACTCCTCTTCCTTCATATGTGAGGAAACAGCGCCACTGTCGCCGCCTGGCGGTGAAGCagtgtcactgcagcagcagtagtttTTACCTGTGGACTCGAGGCCTGAAGACTCCGCGTTCCAGGCTTCAATGATGAGAGAGAAGGTTCCCTGAGGAGGAACAGAGGAACCACACATGAACATCAACACATGTGCGCTCAGTGcagattaaatttacatttacatacatgcatacatatgcTATTATGTCTCATGAACTcatgcataaaaacaaaagggtTGCCGTCACTCACCGGCCACTTAAAGAGAAAAGGCACCCTGATGGGCGCGCTCTCGGAGATGGCGTTGGAGTCTGTGTCCAGGATCTCGGTGAGAGCGGTGCCGTACGTGCACGGAGGCTCCGGGTTGATGACGTCCTGTGAATGCTTCAGGCACACACGGAAAAAGACCTGGCAGACCCGGGACTCCGGGCGACAGACGCTGCGGGAGCTGGTGAAGGAGTCGATCTTCAACTCGAAGACCCCGGAGGAGAGCGCCTGAGGGAGTCAAGTGAGCGCGGGGTAAATCACACTGAATTTTATCTGATCAAACAGAAAATATGTGCAAATGGCGCAAAATATACACGCAAATGAGTGCAACCAGTGcgggtttatttttaaattatgcatcgtttgtgtttatatagagcTGAATTACACCGCGCAGATAACCTGAGAATCACAAATACAACACCACACTTCTAAGTCATTCAAGTGCCGCAGgaatcaaacacacagtggGGAGAAAACTCGAGCCACCGCGCGTAAAGACGCGCGTCTGCACAAAACTCCAGCGTCTCCAGAAACCAGCGGTGCAGTCAGAGGAACTCACCGTCCGCGAGGACACAAACAGCAGGAGACACGACAGCAGCAAGCGCGACATGGCTGCGGGCGGAGGGCGCCGGAGCCGCAGGTCCGTAGAGGATCAGTGCGTAAAATCCAAAACGGCTccagacgaggaggaggaggacagaaaaacaatacGCAGTGCTccgtgaagaagaagaagaagaagacaaacaagTCAGGAGCAACAGTCCGTGTGGGCGCGTGTGTGCGTAAGAGAGTGGAGTGGAAATAACACAGAGTAAACTTCCGCGCGGTGATTGAACTCTGGACTGAAGCAGCTGAAGTCGCACCTAAGCTTTatacagaggagaggaggagggggaggaggaggagggatgggagggaggggaggaagggGGCGCTGCAAAAAATGTCCACCTGAAAactctcctcatcatcatcatcatctcctcttcctctttagcACGCGTTGTGACACTGAACCTGCTCAGGTCAAAGTGaaactcaaaaaaagaaaaagaaaataatgtgcGATTTCTCGTCAGACTAGAGGAGCGACATGGGCGCGAGGCTTCCCATCAGTGCCAGGACTGTTTGCCAAACAcgcactttttttgtttgacttcaACCTGCACTGACACGAAGCTCGCGCACAGTGTACAGACATTTCTTACAGTGTGCACAGCCGAGGaggcacgggggggggggggggggggggtcaccaCCGGGGTCTGGGCTGGgttgggggcgggggggtttCGGGGGTAATTACAGCAGGGCAATAGAACAAACTGTCAGGCGACAGCAGCAGCGACCAAACGCCGCCTTTATGTCCTGACGTTCACATGGTTCACACCACACATCTTTTATAGACGGTCAGTTTGTTGTGTGCCAAAAATACAGAATCATTCACAGTCAAGACACCAGTCATTACATACTagtggacatacagtatgtaccatgtgtacctaataaagtggccatggAGTGGTCTTCTACTGCTGTATCTCATCTGCTTTCATGTTTGACATGCTGTGCTTTCAAAGACTTGTGTCTtgtggtcattctcctctgacctctgataCTAACGATGTATTTTCACTACATGTCCTCTCATTTCTGAACCATTCTCTTCAAATTCTATAAAGATGGATGTGCATGAAAGTCCCAGTACAGATCAGCACTTTCTGAATTACCGGCCATGCTCAAAGAAGAAGTCCCATTTCTTCAGCAGCAGGTCAACCCTGACCATGTCTACATTTGAATAGTGAAACCtaataaagtgtgtgtttaaggAAGTCCTTCCGCTGTATAATTATACCCTGTGTGTGCATAATTGCGTGGATATTTAACGCAAATACATCTACATCtacctccattcatttggacagcattAACAAAGAAAGTATgcataatacaaaaaacatattcattatACAGTacctcaaccataaccagttaatgccttatCCTAACATGAACTTCCCCTATACACAACCAGTCCCTCAAAAATGATGTTCTGCCTAactaggaccaggttctggtctccatgaggactactggtcgtGACAAAGACAATGTTTATATCATGTACCAAACAACATGTTTACACCTGGTACAATTCACTCAGGACAGACTCTagataactaactaactaactaactaaataactCTCCTCCGTTTCATGTAAACTATCCCGATCATGGACCACCAAAGtctaatctgtctttttttaccTAATATAAAATGGTTTCTGGAACTAATTTACATTGAAAACCCCTGAAATATGATTaatgtaaactttttttttttagtttgctgTGACCTGAACATTTCTTCTGTAACCATTTCATGTgaagccagacagacagacagacagacaggtgcgCTCTATCGCTATAGCTATCTttatctgtgtatttatttgccTCTGAACCTCATCGCCCTCTATTGTCACTATAATGAGGACAGCGCGTGCCTCTGTTGCCTctgattgacacacacacacacgccgcatCCAAACCACACCCACGGCACGCTTCACCCCCACAccccaacacacacgcacactccacAAGCCTCATATTGTCCCTGTGTTTTgtatccagtgtgtgtgtgtgtgtgtgtgtgaataaacgCGCACGTGGactataaacataaacaacgATTATTTGAGCGAGTCccgtcacaacaacaacagacaacacagaaacaaaaactgagGATAATAAAACATGACGCCGTGGAtagatgaaagaaagaaagaaagaccacaacagtaaaagtaaagtaaaagccTCCACTTGTCTTCTTAATAATATCTGCTCAGCACGTGCAGCGTCCGCTCCCTAGAGAGCAGGGCACgcgcacacagaaacacaccaaaGAAGCGTCGTCACCATCAGAGGACAATATGCGCATGTTCGATCGGCGCCATCTGCTGATCGATAGACCCCCCCACCCCGTCCTCCCCcgtcaaatttgacaaaaaacacacgCGCTGCCGCCACGCGCTCCTCCGGCTGGGCAGGTGTGCGCGCGAGATTTGTATCTGTGTCCAACAAAAGAGCTGTCACGCGCACATCACAGCGCGTGCCTAAAACAACCTGATGAAGATAAGGAGgtagatctatctatctatctatctatctatccatctcaCCGTTTGTCCTCGCACGTGCCCAAGTGGTCTGAAAGGAGGCGGCACGAGCTTTTGTTGAGGTGAGAGAACGCGGCGTGTGTCGCGGCGTGTCGGGGATGGGGGggtttgtgtgagagaggggggagacagAGTGGCCGTGGGAAAGCGCTGAGGTGTGATTTCATGAAAGATGCGCGCGAGGGCAAGTGTGAGAAGTGACACCTGCACGGACGTGAGCAGACCACACGTCAGGACAAATgcgtctgtgtgagtgagagagagggagagagagacagatgctAATGTgtatgcctctctctctctctctctctctctctctcacacacacacactgttgtgctgctgtctgtatataaataaaatctcaCGTCATCACCTCAAACCTGAAACCTGATCAGTCACTTCAGACAATGTAAAGCACAGAGTGTGGTCACGTGCAGCTGCAGTAGCTTTGAGTAAGTGACTGTGGTTGTCTTTGCAGGATTTAAATGAAGTGAACTAAATGATGTTcaacataaatgtgtcattcatcaCGGTGCAGTTTATAttgaaatgtttcatgttttatactttatgtcctctcctcctcccccatctcctcccccctctcctcctcctcctcctcctctgaggtGTGAACCTGGGAACAGGGTCTTTCTCTGCAGCTTCAACCATTTGCCTCCATGTTGTTCACATGTTTGAGGCTGTAACAGAGAACAGACTGCAGGGCCTGAAAACTCGCACCTACACACATGTTtgcatagtgaggacactcatagacctACTACGTACACTAGTCCCTGACCCGAACCTTAACctgaaccatcacaactaagtgcccaACTCTCACCTTTACCCTAAAcataattctaaccctaacattaaaaccaggtcttgacCCTAAAAAAACCACCAAGACTTTTTCACCAACACTGACATTATAAACTTTTGGACGCATGTccgctctgtgtctgtgtgtgtgcgacatATTTTGCAAATAGCTGTCGCTTGTTCACTCTTTTCACATGCCGCTATCAAACCAGGTAATTAACATGAgcaggaagacacacacacacccttggTGAGGACATACTGCATTCCCTGACCCCTTacactgacctttaaccttaccctaacccaaaCTCATCTCTAACTCTAACATTCAAACCATGTCTTCAAGTTTAAataaagtgcagtgtgtgtgtgtgtgtgtgtgtgtgtgtgtgtgtcttaagtCTGAACAAACCTctcatctttgtgaggacattgtgaccttgtgaggacattttgtcttgtcaCTTCAACAACTTTACTTTTTGAGGAttgagacctggttttaggattaggcACTTaggtggttaaggttaagggtaaggggttagggaatgcattatgtctatgagtgtcctcacaaagactgaataacctgtgtgtgtgtgtgtgtgtgtgtgtgcaggtattactaatgttgtggggacctaaacctgtttacacagtcgcattatggggacttgtcttccttgtggggacaaatagcaagtccccataacgtaaatcaTAAGGTGAAGAAATGttaggttaggttgaggttagggtcagggttacgattaggccagtagtaattatggttacgtgtgtgtgggtgtgtaacatcactgtcactttaaactgTGACTCTTTCCCTTACTatattataaaacacatttatttattttaactgaaACACAGATGAAACATAAATCTGCTCCAGAATGtgatgtgagaaaacactcTAAGGAGCagctaaagaaaagaaaacggaaaaaaaaaactctcaaatCCTCTTAAGATCATCCTCATTTTAAACCTGAAGCTGAGCTTTAGCTTCAGTCCCTGTGGTGCTGCAGATAAATAAGATCTAAGTGAAGATCACTTCATACTAATGACTTAATCCCAGTGATGCTGCTAATCTGTTTACCTTTAACTACAGAGCAGAACACCGAAGCCCTGCTTTACTCTGCCactgttgtgtttacttttattgtttttaacattttaaaacggAGTTTGACTGAACGTTATGTTtaaacttgtttatttttggctgttttttttacacatacatgtatCCAGTGTGATTTAATGGCCGTGTTCTGTGATCTAAAACATCCAATAACAGAGACCGGGAGTGAAGGTGTGAGTTTAAATCTAATTTACTGATGAAAGGACGAGACtgaaatgcatgttttcatcaagagaaataaatgagtaaacaaCGTTAAGTTAAAAAAGTGACGTGAACATCAGctcaaatgtaaaaaagagaAGGTTATTTCAAGTGGAAGAAATTGAGAATAAAagaattattttttactttcttatatatacttttttgtGTGAGGTCAGGGATTATCAACGGCAACAttaccaataaatgttgctacatTTAACGCGCTGTACCTTTAAGTCATGATTCTATCAAATGTCAGACTCTTGAGTTAAAACTATGAAACCACCTAAAATAATAAGATAGTCAGATAAATAAGATCTAAGTGAACATCAGTTCATACtaactttatttacttttacttattattcaagtcactacattttaaatcagtgcaaattaaaatacattttaaaaaatgacgggaaaatattgactttctcatcatttcaaagttaaaatgaataaataaaatcaagttAAACTTCAGAGTGAAGTCAAAATTATAAAATTCAAACAGAAAATCcaatacataacaaaaaaatctaCACATTTAGTGAAAATAATGAGAACGAAATAGAATATTTTCTAAAAAGTTAAATTATTCTTTACTTGTTGAGCTTCTAAGTcaaaattataattaatatcCAAATTGTGACATTTGATGTAAAATTTTAAAATTCTGTGGTGGAAAATATGATTTTCAAGTCacaattctgacattttgttcCATTTAAGTCAGGCCAgctattaaaaagtaaaaggttTTCCTTCAAGTTATTACAAaacgaaaaaacaaaacaattagaTATGTGACATCATTGAGTCTCGACCGCCTTTGAGTCTCCCTACAAACCTGAGGaatctgctcctgctgctcatgtttgtatgtttgtgccAACAGAAGATTCCTgttccctcctcctcatcagcaGCAGTCTCACAG encodes:
- the dlc gene encoding delta-like protein C: MSRLLLSCLLLFVSSRTALSSGVFELKIDSFTSSRSVCRPESRVCQVFFRVCLKHSQDVINPEPPCTYGTALTEILDTDSNAISESAPIRVPFLFKWPGTFSLIIEAWNAESSGLESTENQNNLISRLATHRRLTVGEEWSQDVHFGNQSELRYSYHVVCNEFYHGEACSAYCRPRNDTFGHYTCDDRGSRRCLEGWSGEYCTFPICATGCSKNGFCESPGECVCRQGWQGKRCDECARHPGCLHGTCQQPWQCNCKEGWGGLYCDQDLNYCTNHKPCQNDASCTNTGQGSYTCTCRPGFTGKNCEIETNECDSNPCKNGGSCKDMVNDYECACPQGFYGKNCETSAMKCADGPCFNEGTCVENAAGGYNCRCPPGFTGSNCEKRLDRCSSNPCANGAQCLDLGHRIMCRCRQGFIGSRCETNIDDCAGNPCRNAGTCIDGINDYTCVCTLGFTSKDCSVRASPCDHFPCDNGGTCYTHFTGPVCQCPPGFMGARCEYSVKTIPTTKPYVQDDSSPALIAAVTLGLVTLTLLLCAAIHILRQLRRGRELTAISRSVKNDLEAVNNRNAVIGGGGPYNGSLPGGPLSSLREKEAFLIPGGQLKVSNKDAALVEKGSDNMAMFKNKMADCNLANEEQRMVKNNFDLKKCDPSIVVPPPTYSKDSLYHPVFIIPERMEQCVFATEV